One window of Rasiella rasia genomic DNA carries:
- a CDS encoding glycoside hydrolase family 3 N-terminal domain-containing protein: protein MKKLLAATLFLFLIISAKAQQINPLLVKDDLPSQQKWVDSIYGNMSLQEKVGQLFMAVKFSSDSRSKKDVIKDYIENQYIGGVIFSKGGPQRQAKLGNEYQELSDIPLFYAMDAEWGLAMRLDSTYAFPWNMTLGAIKDDKIVEKVGKRVGEHVKRMGMHINFGPVVDINTNPKNPIIGNRSFGEDKLNVTQKAMAFMKGMQSAGIMANAKHFPGHGDTATDSHETLPTIDFTKHRLDSIELYPYRQLIQEGLSSVMVAHLNVPSLEERYGYPSSISENIVTNILKGELGFNGLIFTDALNMKGASNFKEPGEIDLAAFLAGNDVLLISENIPKAHNLMVKAFRDGIITEERLAHSVKKILYAKYKLGLNKYKPIVTENLVEDLNSAWDDALYEEAMENALTVVKNQDNVLPIKDLQKKKIAYINFGDDSGKTFLNELRKYADVDWVKAKGLDDYVKKLKNYNYVIIGFHRSNENPWKSFEFTEKELVWIYEIARTNKVILDVFTRPYALLDLKTTTNFEGIICSYQNSEVSQELSAQLIFGAREAKGQLPVSIGEEFAVHTSIETKSLKRLQYGTPESVGVSSEKLKKIDTLARTGLWGGMMPGAQILVARKGKVIYNKTFGHHTQQKKNSVKYDDIYDVASLTKILATVPMIMELVDRKVITMDTKLSEMLPEYKNSNKGHITLQEMLSHVARLKAWIPFYTHTLDTVTKRPSEKYYKKNPNEEFNIKVAEGLYMRRDYKDSIYEIIRKSDLRSSKGYKYSDLPYYLLKKFLEEFYGSPLELLVQRDYYESLGANYTTFNPLSKFTKADIVPTEDDSYFRMQKVHGNVHDQGAAMIGGVGGHAGLFSNSNDIAKLMQLYLWKGFYGGKRYFNPETLDMFNACYYCEDNVRRGVGFDKPQLGESGPTCGCVSMTSFGHSGFTGTFTWADPEEEIVYVFLSNRTYPSADNRKLIGSNLRSNIQEAIYDAITNEEGPTNLTIQE, encoded by the coding sequence ATGAAAAAACTGCTTGCTGCTACACTATTTCTCTTTCTGATCATTTCCGCGAAAGCGCAACAAATAAACCCCTTATTGGTAAAAGACGATCTACCAAGTCAGCAGAAATGGGTAGATAGCATTTATGGTAATATGTCACTTCAGGAAAAAGTGGGTCAGCTTTTTATGGCGGTCAAATTTTCTAGCGATTCTAGAAGCAAAAAAGACGTTATCAAAGATTATATTGAGAATCAATATATTGGTGGGGTTATATTCTCAAAAGGTGGTCCGCAGCGTCAAGCAAAATTGGGTAATGAGTATCAGGAGCTTTCAGATATTCCCCTGTTTTATGCTATGGACGCAGAGTGGGGGCTTGCAATGAGATTAGATTCTACCTATGCTTTTCCGTGGAATATGACGCTTGGAGCTATAAAAGACGATAAAATCGTGGAGAAAGTAGGGAAGCGGGTAGGTGAGCATGTTAAACGCATGGGGATGCATATTAACTTTGGCCCCGTAGTAGACATCAATACCAATCCAAAGAATCCTATAATTGGGAATCGTTCGTTTGGAGAGGATAAATTGAATGTTACTCAAAAAGCCATGGCGTTTATGAAAGGAATGCAAAGTGCCGGAATTATGGCTAATGCTAAACATTTCCCAGGTCACGGAGATACGGCAACCGATAGTCATGAAACCTTACCAACCATAGACTTTACAAAACATCGTTTAGATAGCATTGAATTATATCCGTATCGGCAACTTATTCAGGAAGGGTTAAGCAGCGTAATGGTGGCACACCTTAACGTGCCTTCATTAGAAGAACGATACGGCTATCCATCTTCTATTTCAGAAAATATTGTAACTAATATACTTAAGGGTGAATTAGGCTTTAATGGCCTAATCTTTACAGATGCATTAAACATGAAGGGTGCATCAAACTTTAAGGAACCAGGTGAGATAGATTTGGCTGCATTTTTAGCGGGTAATGACGTATTGCTTATTTCTGAAAATATTCCGAAGGCACACAATCTGATGGTAAAAGCTTTTAGAGATGGAATTATAACAGAGGAGCGCCTGGCGCATTCGGTTAAGAAGATATTATATGCAAAGTATAAATTAGGTTTAAATAAGTATAAACCCATAGTTACAGAAAACTTGGTTGAAGACTTAAACAGTGCTTGGGATGATGCCTTGTACGAAGAAGCCATGGAAAATGCGCTAACGGTAGTTAAAAATCAAGATAATGTACTCCCTATAAAAGATCTTCAAAAAAAGAAAATAGCGTACATAAATTTTGGAGATGATTCTGGCAAAACATTTTTGAATGAATTACGAAAGTATGCCGATGTTGATTGGGTTAAAGCAAAAGGATTAGATGATTACGTGAAAAAATTGAAGAACTATAATTATGTAATTATAGGTTTTCATCGCTCTAATGAAAATCCTTGGAAAAGTTTCGAGTTTACCGAAAAAGAACTTGTTTGGATCTATGAAATAGCTAGAACCAACAAAGTTATACTCGATGTGTTTACAAGACCTTATGCCTTATTAGACCTTAAAACAACCACTAATTTTGAAGGAATTATTTGCTCGTACCAAAATAGTGAAGTGTCGCAGGAACTTTCGGCGCAACTTATTTTTGGAGCTAGAGAAGCTAAAGGACAACTACCCGTAAGCATTGGAGAAGAATTTGCTGTACATACCTCCATAGAGACAAAGTCACTAAAACGTTTGCAATACGGTACGCCAGAAAGTGTTGGAGTAAGTAGTGAAAAACTCAAGAAAATTGATACGTTAGCGCGCACTGGTTTATGGGGAGGCATGATGCCTGGGGCGCAAATATTGGTAGCCCGAAAAGGAAAAGTTATTTATAACAAGACTTTTGGACATCACACCCAACAAAAGAAAAATAGTGTGAAGTACGATGATATTTATGATGTTGCCTCGCTAACCAAAATTTTAGCTACGGTACCAATGATTATGGAATTGGTAGATCGAAAAGTTATTACGATGGATACCAAACTATCTGAAATGTTACCCGAATACAAAAATTCTAATAAAGGTCACATAACCCTTCAAGAAATGCTTTCTCATGTAGCACGATTAAAAGCTTGGATTCCTTTTTACACGCATACCTTAGATACAGTTACGAAAAGACCTTCTGAAAAGTATTATAAGAAAAATCCTAATGAAGAGTTTAATATTAAGGTAGCCGAAGGACTTTATATGCGCCGTGATTACAAAGACAGTATTTATGAAATTATTCGAAAAAGTGATTTGCGGAGTAGCAAGGGGTACAAATACAGCGATTTGCCGTATTATTTACTGAAGAAATTTTTAGAGGAGTTTTATGGATCTCCACTAGAATTGCTTGTGCAACGAGATTATTATGAATCTTTGGGCGCTAATTACACCACATTTAATCCGCTTTCAAAATTCACGAAGGCAGATATCGTTCCTACCGAAGATGACAGCTACTTTAGAATGCAAAAAGTACATGGTAATGTACACGACCAAGGAGCTGCCATGATCGGTGGCGTAGGAGGGCACGCCGGATTGTTTAGTAACTCTAACGATATTGCTAAATTAATGCAATTGTACCTTTGGAAAGGTTTCTACGGTGGTAAGCGCTATTTTAACCCAGAGACTTTAGACATGTTTAACGCCTGCTATTATTGTGAAGATAATGTACGTAGGGGAGTAGGATTTGATAAACCACAATTAGGCGAATCTGGTCCTACCTGTGGTTGCGTGTCTATGACCAGTTTTGGGCATAGCGGATTTACAGGAACGTTTACCTGGGCCGATCCAGAAGAAGAGATTGTATATGTTTTTCTTTCTAATAGAACATATCCGTCTGCAGATAATAGAAAATTAATAGGAAGCAACCTTAGAAGTAATATACAAGAAGCCATTTACGATGCTATTACCAATGAGGAAGGTCCAACAAATTTAACCATACAAGAATGA
- the bshA gene encoding N-acetyl-alpha-D-glucosaminyl L-malate synthase BshA, which produces MKIAIVCYPTFGGSGVVATELGLALAERGHEIHFITYNQPVRLDLLSNNIHFHEVVVPDYPLFHYQPYELALSSKLVDMVKLYHIELLHVHYAIPHAYAGYMAKKMLLAEGISIPMVTTLHGTDITLVGNHPVYKPAVTFSINKSDVVTSVSQSLKDDTNRLFDITTEIDVVPNFIDVEKYTNHFTDCQRDLMAEKDELIITHISNLRPVKRVQDVIEIFDRVQQQIPAKLIMVGDGPEKEACEALCVQKGIQDSVKFLGNSSEINKILCFSDLFLLPSEKESFGLAALEAMASGVPVISSNTGGLPEVNVHGVSGYLSNVGEVDDMASNAISILKDKEVLLKFKRNAKEAARKFDTKNIVPMYEEVYAKAVAYVS; this is translated from the coding sequence ATGAAAATTGCCATTGTTTGTTATCCAACATTTGGAGGAAGTGGTGTAGTTGCCACTGAGCTTGGCTTAGCACTAGCCGAAAGAGGACATGAAATACACTTTATTACCTACAACCAGCCTGTACGACTAGACCTGCTTTCTAACAATATTCATTTTCATGAAGTGGTGGTGCCAGACTATCCTTTATTTCATTACCAGCCTTATGAGTTGGCATTGTCTAGTAAGCTGGTTGATATGGTAAAGTTGTACCATATAGAACTATTGCACGTACATTACGCAATACCGCACGCCTATGCTGGATACATGGCAAAGAAAATGTTGTTGGCAGAAGGAATATCCATTCCAATGGTTACAACCTTGCACGGTACAGATATTACACTGGTAGGAAACCACCCTGTTTATAAACCTGCAGTGACGTTTAGTATTAACAAGAGCGATGTGGTTACGTCTGTATCACAGAGTTTAAAAGATGATACGAATAGGCTTTTCGATATTACTACGGAAATCGACGTGGTTCCTAATTTTATAGATGTTGAAAAATACACCAATCATTTCACCGATTGCCAACGAGATTTAATGGCAGAGAAGGACGAACTTATTATCACTCATATTAGCAATCTTAGACCTGTAAAACGAGTGCAAGATGTAATAGAAATTTTTGATCGAGTGCAGCAGCAAATTCCTGCAAAACTCATTATGGTGGGAGATGGCCCAGAAAAAGAGGCTTGCGAAGCGTTATGTGTACAAAAGGGAATTCAAGACAGTGTAAAGTTTCTTGGAAATAGTAGTGAGATCAATAAAATTCTTTGTTTCAGTGACTTATTCTTGTTGCCTTCTGAAAAAGAGAGTTTCGGACTTGCAGCATTGGAAGCAATGGCGAGTGGTGTTCCTGTGATTTCAAGTAATACAGGAGGCTTGCCAGAAGTAAACGTTCATGGCGTGAGTGGATACCTAAGTAATGTCGGAGAAGTAGACGATATGGCAAGCAATGCAATTTCTATTTTAAAAGATAAAGAAGTATTGCTGAAATTTAAACGAAATGCTAAAGAAGCGGCTAGAAAATTTGATACAAAGAATATAGTGCCAATGTATGAAGAAGTATATGCTAAAGCAGTTGCTTATGTTTCATAA
- a CDS encoding amidohydrolase family protein: protein MKTHYVDIHCHPSLKGFSKSFKYTPPKQNALDANRKNSIWHYSPPTVFEKFLNRMITLTKFTQTDMTALARSRAKVVIVSLYPFEKHFLSKRVLGWKGLTDVLVNLAASISQSRIDYVLRHQDYFEDLESEYQFYEQLHNQVHKIDNVFYTYRLVNNFAEIEHNFTQETPTKKIINIVLSIEGGHSFNSGLEMNTDTADAAEVLDNLKKVKNWKHKPAFITFAHHFYNELCGHARSISIGALRDNQNRGLNSGITDLGIEVIDRLLKNTNGPCIPIDIKHMSTTSRKAYYDLLDTKYKNEKIPVIASHGAANGHRSIVQWDVSDYPERAEYFNNIDINFYDDELLRIAKTNGMFGIQLDERRIGSKKAISQSKIYFPNKRKQLQKKSLLVWRQVEHVAEVLNKEGLFCWGIQTIGSDFDGIVNPIKGLWTAENIKDLGEEMLHHAKAYLDTNRNSLQDFNKISAESIVERVLHGNAMDYLKRNFN, encoded by the coding sequence ATGAAGACGCACTATGTAGATATTCACTGCCATCCTTCGCTAAAGGGATTCAGTAAAAGTTTTAAATATACGCCACCAAAACAGAATGCTCTAGATGCAAATCGCAAAAATTCTATTTGGCACTACAGTCCCCCTACGGTTTTTGAAAAGTTTCTAAACCGTATGATTACCCTCACTAAGTTTACACAAACAGACATGACCGCCCTCGCTCGAAGTAGAGCCAAAGTGGTAATTGTAAGTCTTTACCCTTTTGAAAAGCACTTTTTAAGTAAGCGAGTTTTGGGGTGGAAAGGCCTAACAGACGTATTAGTCAATTTAGCTGCTAGTATTAGTCAGAGTAGAATAGACTACGTGCTACGTCATCAAGATTACTTCGAGGATTTAGAAAGTGAATATCAGTTTTATGAACAGTTACACAACCAAGTACATAAAATAGACAATGTATTTTATACCTATAGACTTGTTAATAATTTTGCTGAAATAGAACATAATTTCACACAAGAGACACCCACAAAAAAAATCATCAACATTGTATTATCTATAGAAGGTGGCCACTCATTTAACAGCGGCTTAGAAATGAATACCGACACGGCAGATGCTGCTGAAGTACTTGACAATCTAAAAAAAGTTAAAAACTGGAAGCACAAACCCGCGTTTATCACGTTTGCACATCACTTCTATAATGAACTTTGCGGGCATGCCCGAAGTATTAGCATAGGTGCTTTGCGCGACAATCAGAATAGAGGACTTAATTCGGGGATAACAGATTTAGGGATTGAAGTTATTGATAGGTTGTTGAAAAACACCAACGGCCCTTGTATTCCTATTGATATTAAACATATGAGTACCACGTCTAGGAAAGCGTATTACGATTTGCTAGACACCAAATACAAAAATGAAAAGATTCCTGTAATTGCCAGTCATGGCGCAGCAAACGGACATCGTTCTATTGTACAATGGGATGTGTCTGACTACCCAGAACGAGCAGAGTACTTCAATAATATAGATATTAATTTTTATGACGATGAATTGCTACGTATTGCGAAAACCAATGGAATGTTTGGAATTCAATTAGATGAAAGACGTATTGGAAGTAAAAAAGCGATTAGTCAATCTAAAATCTATTTTCCGAATAAACGGAAACAACTGCAGAAGAAATCTCTTCTTGTATGGCGACAAGTAGAACATGTGGCCGAAGTACTTAACAAAGAAGGATTATTTTGTTGGGGAATTCAAACTATTGGAAGTGATTTCGACGGTATTGTGAATCCGATTAAAGGATTATGGACGGCAGAAAACATAAAAGATTTGGGAGAAGAAATGCTACACCATGCAAAAGCATATCTCGATACCAATCGCAATTCGCTACAGGACTTTAATAAAATATCGGCAGAAAGTATCGTTGAGCGTGTGCTTCATGGCAACGCAATGGATTACTTAAAACGAAACTTTAATTAG
- a CDS encoding porin family protein, which produces MRKWILIFIAVVGVGISAEAQEEKNAIGLRLGDSDGFGTEVSYQRYLTEKNRLEIDLGWRSSKNFDAFRLTGLYQWVWNIDGGFNWYAGPGAGIAQVDFDDVAPGFDDSETYVYLAGDIGIEYDFDFPLLLSLDFRPEFGFSDNLDDDIDFDIALGVRYQF; this is translated from the coding sequence ATGAGAAAATGGATTTTAATTTTTATCGCAGTGGTTGGTGTTGGAATTTCAGCAGAAGCACAAGAAGAAAAAAATGCTATCGGACTTAGATTAGGGGATAGCGACGGATTCGGGACTGAAGTGAGTTACCAACGTTATCTAACTGAAAAAAATAGACTAGAAATTGATTTAGGGTGGCGAAGTTCAAAGAATTTTGACGCGTTTAGATTAACAGGATTATACCAATGGGTGTGGAATATTGACGGCGGATTTAATTGGTACGCGGGCCCTGGTGCCGGGATTGCTCAAGTAGATTTCGATGATGTGGCGCCTGGTTTTGATGATAGCGAAACCTATGTGTATCTAGCCGGTGATATTGGGATAGAATACGATTTTGACTTCCCGTTGCTTTTATCGCTTGATTTTAGACCAGAATTTGGTTTTAGTGACAATTTAGACGATGATATAGATTTTGATATTGCGCTAGGAGTACGTTACCAATTCTAA
- a CDS encoding FAD-binding and (Fe-S)-binding domain-containing protein: MRISTYFYMYMNKELQQLSNELEGELHHDMLHKSLYATDASVYRMLPLAVAFPKTTKDIQHLILFAAKHKTSIIPRTAGTSLAGQCVGEGIVVDVSKHFTKIISVDETAKTVTVQPGVIRDELNAYLAPFNLFFGPNTSTSNRCMIGGMVGNNSSGTTSIQYGVTSDKVIQLKTILSNGDEVTFSSSSKEDFNLKKNLPSLEGSIYNMLFSELSSESVKRVIREEFPKQEIHRRNTGYAVDALLDTSIFSASEADFNMCKLLCGSEGTLAFTTEITLQLDTLPPQKQAIIATHYNSLEACLNDVNKVMQHTLYTCEMIDDVILNCTKDNKTYEPYRFFVQEDPKALLLLEVRDQTTEALNNQIETLLQTIQQSGLSYAAPILRDHEITMAMELRKAGLGLLGNMVGDEKAVACIEDTAVALEDLPEFIKEFSQIMDRFNQDAVYYAHAGAGELHLRPILNLKDPEGVRLFRAITTEVAQLTKKYRGSFSGEHGDGIVRAEFLEMQIGTQNFKLLQRIKKCFDPENIFNPGKITDALPMDKHLRTDYTPTEVTTALNFDDSQGILRLAEKCNGSGDCRKSEHATGGMCPSYQATKNEKDTTRARANMLREALSQSDHTNKFNSEELKKVFDLCIGCKACASECPSNVDMATAKLEFLYQYQKANGISRATRLFGKSSLYNKKAARFPLLANWAFTNSITSSWIKTWSGVSKHRTLPTINMKGVNKVRSVLKNRDQNMQVHAYIFVDEFSKYLDSNLVYDAFLLLNSLGYKVKLILELDSARALLSKGLLNEAKIEIDKNVSALNNCITSETPLLGIEPSAILGFRDEYLRLASDVASAKKISENTMLIEEFIALEASKGSITAESFNEEARDIKIHVHCHQKALSNQKVTFDILNLPRNYKPTIIPSGCCGMAGSFGYEKEHYDVSMKIGELKLFPAVRKASEATIIAANGTSCRHQIKDGTAREAQHPISILANALVD, translated from the coding sequence ATGCGTATAAGCACTTATTTTTACATGTACATGAATAAAGAGTTACAACAATTATCTAATGAGTTAGAAGGAGAGTTGCATCATGATATGTTGCACAAAAGCTTGTATGCTACAGATGCTTCAGTTTACAGAATGTTACCGTTGGCCGTTGCATTTCCGAAGACTACAAAAGATATACAGCATCTTATATTATTTGCTGCTAAGCACAAAACTTCAATTATACCGCGTACTGCTGGAACTTCGCTCGCAGGACAGTGTGTAGGTGAGGGAATAGTTGTGGATGTCTCTAAGCATTTTACTAAGATTATTTCGGTAGATGAAACCGCTAAGACGGTGACGGTTCAGCCGGGGGTAATTCGCGACGAATTAAATGCGTATTTGGCACCTTTCAATCTCTTTTTTGGTCCTAACACCTCTACGAGTAACCGGTGCATGATTGGTGGTATGGTTGGTAATAATAGCAGTGGTACAACTTCAATTCAGTACGGAGTTACGAGTGACAAGGTAATTCAGCTAAAAACAATACTTTCTAATGGTGATGAAGTTACGTTTTCTAGTAGTTCGAAAGAAGATTTTAATCTGAAAAAGAACTTGCCTTCACTTGAGGGAAGCATTTATAACATGCTTTTTTCTGAACTTTCTTCGGAAAGCGTCAAGCGTGTAATTCGCGAAGAGTTTCCGAAGCAGGAGATACATCGCAGGAATACAGGTTATGCTGTTGACGCTTTGCTAGATACTTCTATCTTCTCAGCCTCTGAAGCCGACTTTAATATGTGTAAGTTACTTTGTGGTAGTGAAGGAACTCTTGCTTTTACAACAGAAATCACTTTACAGCTAGACACGCTTCCACCTCAAAAACAAGCCATAATAGCTACTCATTATAACTCGTTGGAAGCTTGTCTTAACGATGTGAATAAAGTCATGCAGCATACGTTGTATACCTGTGAAATGATAGACGATGTCATTTTAAATTGTACAAAAGACAATAAAACCTACGAGCCCTATCGCTTTTTCGTGCAAGAAGATCCGAAGGCACTCCTGTTGCTTGAAGTAAGAGATCAGACAACAGAAGCTCTTAATAACCAGATAGAAACCTTACTGCAAACGATACAACAATCTGGCTTAAGTTATGCAGCTCCTATTTTAAGAGACCATGAAATTACGATGGCAATGGAACTTAGGAAGGCGGGACTTGGACTTTTGGGCAACATGGTAGGTGATGAGAAGGCTGTGGCATGTATTGAAGATACTGCGGTGGCGTTGGAAGATCTTCCTGAATTTATCAAAGAGTTCTCTCAGATCATGGATCGGTTTAATCAAGATGCTGTCTACTATGCACACGCTGGTGCAGGAGAGTTGCACTTACGACCTATATTAAACTTGAAAGATCCTGAAGGAGTCCGCTTGTTTAGGGCGATAACTACAGAGGTGGCACAATTAACGAAGAAATATAGAGGTTCTTTCTCTGGAGAACATGGAGACGGTATAGTACGTGCCGAGTTTTTAGAGATGCAAATTGGCACACAAAACTTTAAACTCTTGCAGCGCATAAAAAAGTGTTTTGATCCAGAGAATATCTTTAATCCGGGCAAAATTACAGATGCCCTGCCTATGGATAAGCATCTACGTACCGACTATACGCCTACAGAGGTTACCACCGCGCTAAATTTTGATGATTCTCAAGGAATACTCAGACTAGCTGAAAAATGTAACGGAAGTGGTGACTGTAGAAAGTCTGAACACGCTACTGGAGGTATGTGCCCAAGCTATCAGGCTACTAAAAATGAAAAAGATACTACTCGAGCCAGAGCAAATATGCTACGAGAGGCGCTTTCACAAAGCGATCATACCAATAAATTTAATTCTGAAGAACTTAAAAAAGTATTCGACCTATGTATTGGTTGTAAAGCATGTGCTAGCGAATGTCCTAGTAATGTGGATATGGCCACTGCCAAGCTCGAATTTTTGTACCAGTATCAAAAAGCAAACGGAATTTCAAGAGCTACGAGATTGTTTGGAAAAAGTAGTCTCTATAATAAAAAGGCAGCACGGTTTCCACTTCTTGCCAATTGGGCTTTTACAAATTCAATAACGTCTTCATGGATAAAAACATGGAGTGGTGTGTCTAAACACCGCACACTACCAACAATTAATATGAAAGGGGTGAACAAGGTGCGTTCTGTACTTAAAAATCGTGACCAAAATATGCAGGTCCATGCCTACATCTTTGTGGATGAATTTTCTAAGTACTTAGATTCTAATTTGGTGTACGATGCTTTTTTACTACTAAATAGTCTTGGATATAAAGTTAAACTAATACTCGAGTTAGATAGCGCTAGAGCCTTGCTTTCTAAAGGATTGCTAAATGAAGCTAAGATTGAGATTGATAAAAATGTTTCGGCTTTAAACAATTGTATTACTTCTGAAACTCCCTTGCTTGGTATAGAGCCCTCTGCAATATTAGGGTTTAGAGATGAATACCTCAGATTAGCGAGCGACGTGGCTTCTGCAAAGAAAATTTCAGAAAACACCATGCTTATTGAAGAGTTTATTGCGCTAGAAGCGTCTAAGGGATCGATTACGGCCGAAAGTTTTAATGAGGAAGCTAGAGATATTAAAATACATGTACACTGTCACCAAAAAGCATTGAGCAACCAAAAAGTAACGTTCGATATTTTAAACCTTCCTAGAAATTACAAACCAACAATCATACCCTCTGGTTGCTGTGGCATGGCTGGAAGTTTCGGTTATGAGAAAGAACACTACGATGTAAGTATGAAAATTGGAGAATTAAAGTTGTTTCCTGCCGTGCGAAAAGCTTCAGAAGCTACTATTATAGCTGCCAATGGTACTAGTTGTAGACATCAAATTAAAGATGGTACGGCAAGAGAAGCACAACATCCGATTAGTATTTTGGCTAATGCGCTAGTAGATTAA
- a CDS encoding UDP-2,3-diacylglucosamine diphosphatase — protein MKRKLDIVVLSDLHLGTYGCHAKEILHYLNSVKPKKLILNGDIIDIWQFRKRYFPKAHLQIIKKIIALATKGTQVYYITGNHDERLRRFSETRMGNIRILDKLVLNLDGKKAWFFHGDVFDASIQHTKWIAKLGGWGYDLLILFNRFINRILKFFGKEKYSLSKKIKDSVKGAIKFISDFETTATDLAIENGYDYVVCGHIHQPAMKKVVTAKGACVYLNSGDWIENLTALEYNNEAWALYQYNPNRYTKQEREKAETIDADRATAEVLAGFSLL, from the coding sequence TTGAAAAGAAAGCTTGACATTGTTGTACTCTCAGACCTACATTTGGGTACATATGGCTGCCACGCCAAGGAAATCTTACATTATTTAAACTCTGTAAAGCCAAAAAAGCTTATTCTAAATGGTGATATTATAGACATATGGCAATTTAGAAAGCGTTATTTTCCAAAAGCACATCTTCAGATTATAAAAAAAATTATTGCACTTGCAACTAAAGGTACGCAAGTCTACTACATAACAGGGAATCACGATGAGCGGTTACGACGTTTTAGCGAAACTAGAATGGGCAATATTCGAATTCTAGACAAGTTAGTACTTAACCTCGATGGTAAGAAAGCATGGTTTTTTCACGGCGATGTATTCGATGCGTCTATTCAGCACACTAAATGGATTGCAAAGCTTGGAGGCTGGGGATATGACCTCCTAATCCTTTTTAATAGGTTTATTAATCGCATTCTGAAATTCTTCGGAAAAGAAAAATATTCCCTTTCTAAAAAGATAAAAGACTCTGTAAAAGGGGCTATTAAATTTATTTCAGATTTTGAAACAACCGCCACAGACCTAGCAATAGAAAATGGTTACGACTATGTTGTTTGCGGCCATATTCATCAGCCTGCTATGAAAAAGGTAGTTACCGCAAAAGGTGCATGCGTCTATTTAAACAGTGGAGATTGGATTGAAAACCTAACAGCCCTAGAATACAATAACGAAGCATGGGCTTTATACCAATACAATCCAAATAGGTATACAAAACAGGAAAGGGAAAAAGCAGAAACAATAGATGCAGATAGGGCTACAGCCGAAGTACTTGCTGGTTTTTCGCTATTGTAA